From one Labeo rohita strain BAU-BD-2019 chromosome 8, IGBB_LRoh.1.0, whole genome shotgun sequence genomic stretch:
- the LOC127170071 gene encoding small serum protein 2-like, translating into MTAFHQTSIRAKRAKMKSLALVVVFCAFVPLSDSACFTDLLKRGAKHCVDRFDHSKHRMGSTWRNDECVKCTCSPGRMHCCNVMGQVATMTEGCAVKYNYTTCTFDVFHPEDPSFKCDYGVVGK; encoded by the exons ATGACTGCATTTCATCAGACCAGCATCCGTGCTAAACGTGCAAAAATG AAATCCTTGGCTCTGGTTGTGGTATTTTGTGCCTTTGTCCCTTTAAGTGATTCTGCCTGCTTTACTGACCTTCTAAAACGAG GAGCAAAACACTGTGTTGATCGCTTTGATCACTCCAAGCATCGAATGGGAAGTACTTGGAGAAACGACGAATGTGTGAAATGTACCTGCTCTCCCGGCCGAATGCACTGCTGTAATGT GATGGGCCAAGTGGCTACCATGACTGAAGGCTGCGCTGTGAAGTATAATTACACAACATGCACATTTGACGTGTTTCATCCAGAGGACCCCAGCTTTAAGTGTGATTATGGTGTTGTTGGAAAATAA